The genomic stretch TTCATCGGGCAATTCCAAAAGGGATGCTTCTTTCGCCAGTTCCAGAAAGCCAAGGGTCTTGTTGCTATCGGGTGCGCTGAACAGCCCGTCGTTAAAATCGATCTGGTCGGCCGGGACTTTAAACACCAAACCAGCAATAGCCTTGCCTTTGGTGATCAGTGCCTTACCCGCCATTGACATGACTGTTCCCGCATGGCGCATGGACCGGCCCGAATGGGACCCGCCGCCCAAAGTAACAATATCGGTATCGCCGATAATGATCTGGATCAAAGACACCGGGACATGCAACAGATCAGAGACCACCTGGGCAAAACTGGTTTCATGGCCCTGCCCGCTGGGCTGGGTGCCAATCACCACATCGACGCTGCCTTCTGGCTTGATCGTGATCTCTGTGCGTTCTTTTGGGGCGCCGGTGGATGATTCAACATAATTGGCAATGCCTTGACCCAATAATTTGCCCCGGGCCTTTGCTTCGTCGCGCCGCGCCTCAAAGCCATCCCAATCGGCGATTTTCATGGCCAAATCCATGTTCACTTCATAGGTGCCACTGTCATAAAGGGTGTTCATCGGGTTCCGATAAGGGAACACATCCGGGGTCAGGAGGTTCTTGCGCCGTAGTTCAATTTTATCAATGCCCAAATCTTTGGAAATCAGCTCGATCATGCGTTCAATGACAAAATTAACCTCTGGCCGCCCCGATGACCGATAGGCCTGAGTCGGCATGGTGTTGGTAAACACCCCAAGGGCGCGCATGGTGGCCACGGGAATGTTGTAGCCCGCCGTGATCAGGGCAGAGCCCTTGGCCAAGGGGGACAACGACACACAGCGCGCGCCGACATTAGAAATGTTTGTCGCCCGCATGGCCAAAAAGGTGCCGTCCTTTTTCAGGGCTAATTCAACCCGGCTGACCAGATCGCGGCCCTGATAATCGCTGAGGAAGGCTTCGGACCGGGTTGCCAGATATTTCACCGGGCGCTTTAATTTTTCAGATGCCCACAGCACCAGACCAAATTCCACATAGATCCGGTTGCGGGTGCCAAAATTGCCGCCCACGTCATAAGACAACACCCGGATTTTTTCCCGATCAACCCCCAACACCGCGGCCATTTCGCCTTTTTGGCGAACCGCACCACCGCTGCCCGCGTACAAGGTATAGCGCCCGGTTTCACAATTATAATCCCCAAGGGCCGCGCGGGGCTCCATGGGCACGCCGGTGACGCGGCCAATGTTAAATTCGCGCTTAAAAACATGATCGGCGGCATCGAAAGCCAGATCGGTCGCGGCCACATCGCCAAAGGTTGTGTCGACCAGAATATTATCCGTCGCTTCATCCCAAACGCTGGGGGCACCCGCCTCAATGGCATCTTCGGAATGAAGGACCCATGGCAGTTCTT from Rhodospirillales bacterium encodes the following:
- a CDS encoding xanthine dehydrogenase family protein molybdopterin-binding subunit, whose protein sequence is MSGDFDTFETELETPGDDGFRAIGKPIRRKEDHRLLTGAGAFSDDFSLEGQVHAIMVRSPHPHAKILGVNKDAALAMPGVLGVYTGADCLADGLVPIPHSPVPSTKFDMKLTGPGGAKVFDGPNMLLVTDRARHVGEAVVMVVAETKAQAMDAAELVEVDYEELPWVLHSEDAIEAGAPSVWDEATDNILVDTTFGDVAATDLAFDAADHVFKREFNIGRVTGVPMEPRAALGDYNCETGRYTLYAGSGGAVRQKGEMAAVLGVDREKIRVLSYDVGGNFGTRNRIYVEFGLVLWASEKLKRPVKYLATRSEAFLSDYQGRDLVSRVELALKKDGTFLAMRATNISNVGARCVSLSPLAKGSALITAGYNIPVATMRALGVFTNTMPTQAYRSSGRPEVNFVIERMIELISKDLGIDKIELRRKNLLTPDVFPYRNPMNTLYDSGTYEVNMDLAMKIADWDGFEARRDEAKARGKLLGQGIANYVESSTGAPKERTEITIKPEGSVDVVIGTQPSGQGHETSFAQVVSDLLHVPVSLIQIIIGDTDIVTLGGGSHSGRSMRHAGTVMSMAGKALITKGKAIAGLVFKVPADQIDFNDGLFSAPDSNKTLGFLELAKEASLLELPDELSDGLAVVMDNEMHEQVFPNGCAVCEIEVDPDTGGTVITRYSAVDDVGRCINPLIVHGQTHGGIAQGVGQAMWEQCYIDPQTGQPLMGSFMDYGMPKSNNLPFLNTEIVEVLSPTNPLGIKAGGEGGTTPAPAVIINAIVDALHDYNIDHLEMPATPQSVWRAIHKQG